A DNA window from Mucilaginibacter xinganensis contains the following coding sequences:
- the zwf gene encoding glucose-6-phosphate dehydrogenase encodes MSTSIKSDPTIFVIFGGTGDLNSRKIAPALYNLFLDGWLPAQFSIIGTGRTKFTDEQFRDNLHNDINQFSRSGKADEKKWEEFSKNIYYQVSDINDFETYKEFGKRVEKHNAEWKTKSNVLFYLAVSPNFFPIIAANISKAKLAEDKKRVRIIIEKPFGHDLETAKELNSLLSNIFDECQIYRIDHYLGKETVQNIMAFRFANSIMEPLWNRNYIEHVQISVTEQLGVEERGDYYDGSGAMRDMIQNHLLQLLCHVAMEPPVSFNADEVRDRKVDVLKAMRKFSPEDVRNSAVRGQYGSGWMKGKEVPGYREEPKVDPDSNTETFAAIKFFVDNWRWQGVPFYLRTGKRMHQSSSVITIQFKDVPHLIFPTEAAESWQQNRLIISIQPEMSIRLQVQAKRPGLDMVLNTVDMVFDYKGTYTSQAPEAYETLILDTMLGDQTLFMRGDQVEAAWELVMPILSTWQNKKSLNFPNYSADSWGPEAAEALIARDGFTWFTIPVNGKK; translated from the coding sequence ATGAGCACAAGTATTAAATCAGACCCTACCATATTCGTGATTTTTGGTGGCACCGGCGATTTAAATTCCCGGAAAATTGCACCAGCCCTATATAATCTATTTTTAGACGGCTGGCTGCCTGCCCAGTTCTCAATTATCGGGACAGGCCGCACCAAGTTTACCGACGAGCAGTTCAGGGATAATCTGCATAATGATATCAACCAGTTTTCGCGCAGCGGCAAGGCCGATGAAAAGAAATGGGAAGAATTTTCAAAAAACATCTATTACCAGGTTTCTGATATTAATGATTTTGAAACTTATAAAGAATTTGGCAAGCGTGTTGAAAAACACAATGCAGAGTGGAAGACTAAATCAAACGTACTTTTTTACCTTGCAGTATCGCCTAATTTCTTCCCTATTATAGCCGCCAATATATCAAAAGCCAAGCTGGCCGAAGATAAGAAGAGGGTCCGGATCATTATAGAAAAACCGTTTGGCCACGATCTGGAAACCGCAAAAGAACTCAACAGCCTGCTTTCAAATATTTTTGATGAATGCCAGATCTACCGCATTGATCATTACCTGGGGAAAGAAACTGTGCAGAACATTATGGCATTCCGTTTTGCCAATTCTATAATGGAGCCTTTGTGGAACCGGAACTATATTGAGCACGTGCAGATTTCGGTTACAGAGCAACTGGGCGTAGAGGAGCGTGGTGATTACTACGATGGCTCAGGCGCGATGCGCGATATGATCCAAAACCATTTGCTACAGTTACTGTGCCACGTAGCTATGGAGCCACCGGTAAGCTTTAATGCTGATGAAGTGCGCGACCGCAAGGTTGACGTATTGAAAGCCATGCGCAAATTCAGCCCTGAAGATGTACGAAACTCTGCCGTAAGAGGCCAGTATGGCAGCGGATGGATGAAGGGCAAAGAAGTTCCCGGTTACCGTGAGGAGCCGAAAGTTGACCCTGATTCAAATACAGAAACGTTTGCCGCCATTAAATTTTTTGTTGATAATTGGCGCTGGCAGGGTGTTCCATTCTACTTACGTACCGGTAAAAGAATGCACCAGTCTTCGTCTGTGATTACCATACAATTTAAGGATGTTCCACATTTGATCTTCCCTACTGAAGCCGCCGAAAGCTGGCAACAAAACAGGCTCATCATAAGCATTCAGCCAGAAATGAGTATCCGTTTACAAGTACAGGCTAAACGCCCCGGACTGGATATGGTTTTAAACACGGTTGATATGGTTTTTGATTATAAAGGCACTTATACCAGCCAGGCCCCGGAAGCTTATGAAACACTGATATTGGATACCATGCTGGGTGATCAAACATTGTTTATGCGTGGCGACCAGGTAGAAGCGGCGTGGGAATTGGTAATGCCGATCCTGAGCACATGGCAAAATAAGAAGAGCCTTAATTTTCCAAATTACTCTGCTGACTCATGGGGTCCTGAAGCTGCCGAGGCATTAATAGCCCGCGACGGATTCACATGGTTTACCATACCCGTTAACGGAAAAAAATAG
- the gndA gene encoding NADP-dependent phosphogluconate dehydrogenase: protein MSATTDKYAFGMIGLGTMGRSLLLNMADHGFAVAGHDKDAAKVASLNDEGKEKNVKGFGDVKEFIQSLTTPRAIMMLVPAGKIVDSVIEELTPLLDKGDILIDGGNSHFTDTNRRVEELEAKGLHFFGMGVSGGEEGARRGPSMMPGGDKDAYAVMKPIFEAIAAKVDGAPCVTYIGPGASGHFVKMVHNGIEYGIMQLIAETYEIMKTGLKLDNAAIGEVFAKWNEGRLKSFLLDITKDIFKYKAPGTDHLLLDDIKDEAKAKGTGKWTSQVAMDLQAPIPTVDTAVAMRDLSKYKALRVQAGDIYSKDEIKLDVNTDEFLIALEQAFYFNMIISYAQGMHLLSLASAEYKYELDLGDIAKIWRGGCIIRSEFLNDIFNAYQKDAKLVHLLLDSSVAELIKAAVPGARTVLSATVAAGVATPAYASSLSYFDAFRSKRMPSNLTQAQRDYFGAHTYELIGKEGVFHTQWTPKSED from the coding sequence ATGAGTGCAACTACCGATAAATATGCTTTTGGCATGATAGGCCTTGGAACCATGGGCCGCAGCTTGCTGCTTAACATGGCCGACCATGGCTTTGCTGTTGCAGGGCATGATAAAGATGCCGCTAAAGTAGCATCGCTGAATGATGAGGGAAAAGAGAAGAATGTTAAAGGATTTGGCGATGTTAAAGAATTTATTCAAAGTCTTACCACTCCGCGTGCCATCATGATGCTGGTGCCGGCAGGTAAAATTGTTGACAGCGTGATTGAAGAACTAACGCCATTGCTGGACAAAGGTGATATTTTGATTGACGGAGGTAACTCACACTTTACTGACACCAACCGCCGCGTTGAGGAACTCGAAGCTAAAGGGTTGCACTTCTTCGGCATGGGTGTTTCTGGCGGTGAAGAGGGAGCGCGTCGCGGCCCGAGCATGATGCCGGGTGGCGATAAAGACGCCTACGCGGTAATGAAACCCATATTTGAAGCTATTGCCGCCAAAGTTGATGGCGCGCCATGCGTTACTTACATTGGCCCCGGTGCATCCGGCCATTTTGTTAAAATGGTGCACAATGGTATCGAATATGGTATTATGCAGCTAATAGCTGAAACCTATGAGATAATGAAAACAGGCTTAAAGCTTGACAATGCAGCCATTGGTGAAGTATTTGCAAAATGGAACGAAGGCAGGCTGAAATCATTCCTGCTGGATATTACCAAAGATATTTTCAAATACAAAGCGCCGGGAACAGATCACCTGCTTTTGGATGACATTAAAGACGAAGCTAAAGCAAAAGGCACCGGTAAATGGACATCGCAGGTAGCGATGGACTTGCAAGCGCCAATTCCAACAGTTGATACCGCGGTGGCCATGCGTGATTTGTCGAAATACAAGGCGCTACGCGTACAGGCCGGCGACATTTACAGCAAGGACGAAATTAAATTAGACGTTAATACTGATGAGTTCCTGATTGCACTGGAGCAGGCATTTTATTTCAACATGATCATTAGTTATGCACAGGGTATGCACCTGCTGTCACTGGCTTCGGCAGAATATAAATACGAGCTCGATTTGGGAGATATCGCCAAAATCTGGCGCGGTGGTTGTATCATCCGGTCTGAATTTTTAAATGACATTTTCAACGCTTATCAAAAGGATGCCAAACTGGTCCATCTGTTATTGGATAGCAGCGTTGCAGAATTAATAAAAGCTGCCGTACCTGGCGCAAGAACAGTTCTTTCGGCTACAGTTGCTGCCGGTGTAGCAACACCGGCCTATGCGTCGTCATTAAGTTATTTTGATGCGTTCCGCAGCAAACGTATGCCATCGAACTTAACCCAGGCACAGCGTGATTACTTCGGGGCGCATACTTACGAGCTTATTGGCAAAGAAGGCGTGTTCCATACGCAGTGGACGCCCAAAAGCGAAGATTAA
- the tal gene encoding transaldolase: METNKVKQIHSFGQSIWLDFIDRAIISSGKLQKLVDEDGVRGVTSNPAIFEKAITSSSDYDNDIRTLAKESKTNEELFFGLAISDIQNAAKLFEGVYNDSKSVDGYVSLEVSPFLALDAEGTAKQAEELWKKVDRKNVMIKIPGTKPGLQAIRESIGKGININVTLLFGLPRYEEVTEAYISGLEDHLAAGHKIGHISSVASFFLSRIDVLVDPLLDEKGLGELKGEVAIASAKKAYEIYKRVFSGPRWEKLAAQGAQPQRLLWASTSSKNPAFKDTKYVEALIGPATVDTVPLETIEAFRDHGVAANTLEEDLENATAILEKLKTAGIDIDKLTQQLEDEGIEKFNKPFEKLLQAIEDQKSKV; the protein is encoded by the coding sequence ATGGAAACTAATAAAGTAAAACAAATACACAGCTTTGGCCAAAGCATCTGGCTTGATTTTATTGACCGCGCGATCATTTCATCAGGAAAATTACAAAAACTGGTGGATGAAGATGGTGTAAGAGGGGTAACCTCAAACCCGGCTATTTTTGAAAAGGCAATTACCAGCAGCTCGGATTATGACAATGATATCCGCACATTGGCCAAAGAAAGCAAGACCAATGAGGAATTGTTTTTTGGTTTAGCTATTAGCGACATTCAAAATGCGGCCAAACTTTTTGAAGGCGTCTATAACGACTCGAAAAGTGTAGATGGTTACGTGAGTTTAGAAGTATCGCCATTTTTGGCCCTTGACGCCGAAGGTACTGCAAAACAGGCCGAAGAGCTTTGGAAAAAAGTTGACCGCAAAAACGTGATGATCAAAATTCCTGGTACCAAACCGGGTTTACAGGCCATCAGGGAATCAATTGGCAAAGGAATAAATATTAATGTTACCCTGCTGTTTGGTTTACCGCGTTATGAAGAAGTTACCGAAGCCTACATTTCAGGTCTGGAAGATCATTTGGCGGCAGGCCACAAAATTGGCCATATCTCGTCTGTAGCAAGTTTCTTTTTAAGCCGTATCGATGTGCTGGTTGATCCATTGCTTGATGAAAAAGGTTTAGGCGAGCTGAAAGGCGAAGTTGCAATTGCATCAGCCAAAAAAGCTTACGAAATTTATAAGAGGGTATTCAGCGGCCCGCGCTGGGAAAAACTGGCGGCACAAGGCGCACAGCCACAACGTTTACTTTGGGCCAGCACAAGCAGCAAAAACCCTGCTTTTAAAGATACCAAATACGTTGAAGCCCTTATTGGCCCTGCAACTGTTGATACCGTTCCATTAGAAACGATAGAAGCATTCCGCGACCATGGTGTTGCAGCAAATACTTTAGAAGAAGATTTGGAAAACGCCACTGCTATTTTAGAAAAACTAAAAACAGCCGGAATAGACATCGACAAACTTACCCAGCAATTAGAGGACGAAGGCATTGAGAAATTCAATAAGCCTTTTGAAAAACTGCTGCAAGCCATTGAAGATCAAAAAAGCAAAGTTTAA
- a CDS encoding HAD family hydrolase, which yields MEATSVKILFFDIGGVLLTNGWGHEARREAAEKFGLDYEEVKELHTFIFNVYEMGSITLDEYLDTVVFNHPRDFAREDFKEFIFRQSVELPDTLKWLKEWKKDCGFRIISINNEGKELNDYRVKKFKLHELFDAFISSCEVKMRKPDPGIFNLAMGVALAQPSQCVYFDDRIMFVNAAKKMGIQAYQHTDFESTKKILEKLKKENQPQKK from the coding sequence GTGGAAGCAACATCAGTAAAAATTCTGTTTTTTGACATTGGGGGCGTTTTGCTTACTAATGGCTGGGGGCACGAAGCGCGCAGGGAAGCGGCTGAAAAGTTCGGCCTGGATTATGAAGAAGTAAAAGAGCTCCACACTTTCATATTTAATGTGTATGAGATGGGCAGTATTACATTGGACGAATACCTGGATACCGTGGTATTTAACCATCCGCGTGATTTTGCCCGCGAAGACTTCAAAGAATTCATTTTCCGCCAGAGCGTTGAACTGCCTGATACCCTTAAATGGCTAAAGGAGTGGAAAAAAGATTGCGGCTTCCGCATCATCTCCATCAATAACGAGGGCAAAGAACTGAATGATTACAGGGTGAAAAAATTCAAACTGCATGAATTGTTTGATGCCTTTATCTCCTCCTGCGAGGTTAAAATGCGCAAACCAGACCCGGGTATCTTTAACCTGGCGATGGGTGTTGCTTTGGCACAGCCGAGCCAGTGTGTTTATTTTGACGACAGGATAATGTTTGTAAACGCTGCCAAAAAAATGGGCATCCAGGCTTACCAGCATACTGATTTCGAATCGACAAAAAAGATCTTAGAAAAATTAAAAAAAGAAAATCAACCCCAAAAAAAATGA
- the rpiA gene encoding ribose 5-phosphate isomerase A — MNWQSDFINNLHWSDTIINKEGKERVAAKIAEKVKDGDVLGVGSGSTVFMALFAIAKRIKAENLNIKAIPTSVEISMALTNLGIPMTSLYEHRPDWLFDGADEVDPNRSLIKGRGGAMFKEKLLISSSPVNYIIVDDSKLVDKLGSKFPVPIEVFPQALLHVEGELKKLGTRELILRPAKGKDGPVITENGNLVVDAWFDSISTDMELRIKSITGVIESGLFINYNVEILMA, encoded by the coding sequence ATGAACTGGCAAAGTGATTTTATAAACAACCTGCACTGGTCTGATACCATCATAAATAAAGAAGGTAAGGAACGTGTTGCCGCTAAAATTGCTGAAAAAGTAAAGGATGGCGATGTGCTGGGTGTTGGTTCCGGTTCAACCGTTTTTATGGCACTGTTTGCTATAGCGAAAAGAATAAAAGCGGAAAACCTGAACATTAAGGCAATTCCAACTTCGGTTGAAATCAGCATGGCGTTAACCAACCTGGGGATACCTATGACCAGCCTTTACGAGCACCGGCCCGACTGGCTGTTTGACGGTGCCGACGAGGTGGACCCAAACCGCAGCTTGATAAAAGGCCGGGGCGGAGCAATGTTCAAAGAGAAATTATTGATCAGCAGCAGCCCGGTAAATTATATCATAGTGGACGACTCGAAGCTGGTAGATAAATTGGGGAGCAAGTTCCCTGTGCCGATTGAAGTGTTTCCGCAGGCTTTGTTGCATGTGGAGGGGGAATTGAAAAAACTGGGGACCAGGGAACTTATTTTGCGACCGGCCAAAGGCAAAGACGGCCCTGTGATTACAGAAAATGGCAACCTGGTTGTAGACGCCTGGTTTGACAGTATCTCAACGGATATGGAACTTAGGATAAAATCAATAACAGGCGTAATTGAAAGCGGGTTATTCATCAATTACAACGTGGAAATTTTAATGGCTTAA